In Phaseolus vulgaris cultivar G19833 chromosome 10, P. vulgaris v2.0, whole genome shotgun sequence, a single genomic region encodes these proteins:
- the LOC137819112 gene encoding uncharacterized protein, whose translation MKTLSKVAIILSSMMMLLPSTTHSIVVESNESYIKSATFLSEKFEVGPGKVVVKTLLDIEFPKGHIGVKSFDVEVVDEDGKSVPLYETYLHHWFAVKYIENITMSNYIKQSHDLRNGLEFERNDGMCQGFLLPHYWGLGGESRGTSSNLPDPFAVELGNPTKLKDGFKEKWLFSIMVIDTRGAHDRKGCSECRCKLLNLPNNFYNVTVGINGQLLPRNYKGGLFCCQDNLQCKLRNDFHGPTRNLSLRYKIRWVDWDEHQVPLRFYILDSTDRVRSNGSTPIHDCQAEYTIPRNHDNDSPHVKKANIPMTKGGYLVYGTAHMHTGVVNTTLYGQDGRVLCTSNPKYGTGKEAGNEKGYLVGMSVCYPKPGSIKIKDGEILTLESIYENKFRTGAMGHFYIYLADQIPNNDLNI comes from the exons ATGAAGACTCTCTCTAAAGTAGCAATAATTCTATCATCAATGATGATGTTGCTTCCTAGCACAACACACTCAATTGTTGTAGAGTCTAACGAAAGCTATATCAAATCAGCTACTTTTTTGTCTGAAAAGTTTGAAGTGGGACCAGGAAAAGTTGTAGTGAAAACATTATTAGATATTGAATTTCCAAAGGGTCACATTGGGGTCAAGAGTTTTGATGTTGAAGTAGTTGATGAAGATGGTAAATCTGTACCTTTGTATGAAACCTACCTTCATCATTGGTTTGCtgtaaaatatattgaaaatattaccATGTCAAACTACATTAAACAATCTCACGACCTTCGCAACGGTCTCGAATTCGAAAGAAATGATGGTATGTGCCAAGGTTTTTTGCTTCCACATTATTGGGGCTTGGGAGGAGAATCACGAGGAACATCCTCAAATCTTCCAGATCCTTTTGCAGTTGAATTAGGTAATCCTACAAAATTAAAGGATGGGTTTAAAGAAAAATGGTTATTTAGCATCATGGTTATTGATACCCGTGGCGCACATGATAGAAAAGGTTGTTCAGAGTGTAGGTGTAAGCTTTTAAATCTCCCAAACAACTTTTACAATGTCACCGTGGGCATTAATGGTCAATTATTGCCAAGAAATTATAAAGGAGGACTCTTTTGTTGTCAAGATAACTTACAATGCAAATTAAGAAATGATTTCCATGGCCCGACAAGAAATCTTTCCCTAAGATACAAAATAAGGTGGGTTGATTGGGATGAACACCAGGTGCCTCTTAGGTTCTATATACTTGATTCAACTGATCGTGTAAGATCAAATGGTTCTACACCAATTCATGATTGTCAG GCAGAATATACTATTCCAAGAAATCATGACAATGACTCTCCTCACGTTAAGAAAGCAAACATCCCAATGACAAAAGGTGGTTATCTTGTATATGGCACTGCTCATATGCACACCGGTGTTGTCAATACTACTTTATATGGACAG GATGGAAGGGTTTTATGCACTTCAAATCCAAAATATGGAACAGGAAAAGAAGCAGGAAATGAAAAGGGTTACCTAGTTGGAATGTCAGTTTGCTATCCAAAACCTGGTTCCATCAAGATTAAAGACGGCGAAATTCTAACATTAGAATCCATATACGAAAACAAGTTTCGTACTGGAGCTATGGGGCACTTCTATATTTACTTGGCAGATCAAATACCGAACAATGATTTGAATATTTGA